From the Harpia harpyja isolate bHarHar1 chromosome 16, bHarHar1 primary haplotype, whole genome shotgun sequence genome, one window contains:
- the TMEM200B gene encoding transmembrane protein 200B isoform X1: protein MGGRVAEPETMTAESAETNGPMREPEGGTTKPPVPPAPPRRRGRRLRRKSPPEVPVKGQLRMRSPSGAFVMVGISVVLVGMTIAVVGYWPHRGPGGTGASARNASIAGDMRREVAAGRHVPHSEKLKLIGPVIMGIGLFIFICANTMLYENRDMETRRLMQKGLYSMAAGLPEGIGPEDGRCQRGDGQPVPKANAECVEGCYQVDLSCQPCPGPCSKWSDCYGPNRLQTTAEFLQHPAASPAASLLSLRSGASAEANLSLSCRTGADSLLSSAVGALALPVIKLNNRLLDAAARGASERAEAGPAEPPSEAPRLSRAPLSGSIASRSQDRGGGGGHVIINMDGGCPGTEPAAAELSPDAQLHTPGHSKSLDLGQPGMLLVAPIKDRKNRSWPRLDHVSLVGYAKLESTGESSDRLLEPSEPPSRGELRPSSWVVGMERGVRV, encoded by the exons ATGGGAG gAAGGGTGGCCGAGCCGGAGACGATGACTGCCGAGAGCGCTGAAACCAACGGACCCATGCGGGAGCCGGAGGGGGGGACGACGAAGCCACCGGTGCCCCCCGCTCCGCCACGGCGCCGGGGACGCAGGCTGCGGCGCAAGTCACCGCCGGAGGTCCCGGTGAAAGGGCAGCTCCGCATGCGCTCGCCGTCGGGAGCCTTCGTCATGGTGGGCATCTCAGTGGTCCTGGTGGGCATGACCATTGCCGTGGTGGGCTACTGGCCCCATCGGGGACCCGGGGGCACTGGGGCCAGTGCCAGGAATGCCAGCATCGCGGGGGACATGAGGAGGGAGGTGGCCGCCGGGCGCCACGTGCCCCACAGCGAGAAGCTCAAGCTGATCGGCCCCGTCATCATGGGCATCGGGCTCTTCATCTTCATCTGCGCCAACACCATGCTGTACGAGAACAGGGACATGGAGACCCGCAGGCTGATGCAGAAGGGGCTCTACTCCATGGCGGCGGGTCTCCCCGAGGGGATCGGCCCCGAGGACGGGCGCTGCCAGCGCGGGGACGGCCAGCCCGTCCCCAAGGCCAACGCTGAGTGCGTGGAGGGCTGCTACCAGGTGGatctctcctgccagccctgccccggcccctgcAGCAAGTGGTCCGACTGCTACGGCCCCAACAGGCTCCAGACCACAGCCGAGTTCCTCCAACACCCGGCAGCATctcccgccgcctccctcctCAGCCTCCGCTCCGGCGCCTCCGCCGAGGCCAACCTCAGCCTCTCCTGCCGCACCGGAGCGGACTCCCTCCTCTCCTCAGCCGTCGGCGCCTTGGCGTTGCCCGTCATCAAGCTCAACAACCGCTTGCTGGacgcggcggcgcggggggccaGCGAGAGGGCCGAGGCGGGACCTGCCGAGCCCCCCTCTGAAGCACCACGGCTCTCCCGGGCTCCGCTCTCTGGCAGCATCGCATCCCGCAGCCAGgaccgtggtggtggtggtggccacgTCATCATCAACATGGATGGCGGCTGCCCCGGCacggagccggcggcggcagaGCTCAGCCCCGATGCGCAGCTCCACACGCCGGGACACTCCAAGTCCCTGGACCTCGGCCAGCCGGGGATGCTGCTGGTGGCCCCCATCAAGGACCGTAAGAACCGGAGCTGGCCCCGGCTGGACCACGTCAGCCTGGTGGGTTATGCCAAACTGGAAAGTACTGGCGAGTCCTCGGACCGGCTGCTGGAGCCCAGTGAGCCCCCGAGCCGGGGCGAGCTCCGACCCAGCTCCTGGGTGGTGGGGATGGAGCGAGGCGTGCGGGTCTGA
- the TMEM200B gene encoding transmembrane protein 200B isoform X2, translated as MTAESAETNGPMREPEGGTTKPPVPPAPPRRRGRRLRRKSPPEVPVKGQLRMRSPSGAFVMVGISVVLVGMTIAVVGYWPHRGPGGTGASARNASIAGDMRREVAAGRHVPHSEKLKLIGPVIMGIGLFIFICANTMLYENRDMETRRLMQKGLYSMAAGLPEGIGPEDGRCQRGDGQPVPKANAECVEGCYQVDLSCQPCPGPCSKWSDCYGPNRLQTTAEFLQHPAASPAASLLSLRSGASAEANLSLSCRTGADSLLSSAVGALALPVIKLNNRLLDAAARGASERAEAGPAEPPSEAPRLSRAPLSGSIASRSQDRGGGGGHVIINMDGGCPGTEPAAAELSPDAQLHTPGHSKSLDLGQPGMLLVAPIKDRKNRSWPRLDHVSLVGYAKLESTGESSDRLLEPSEPPSRGELRPSSWVVGMERGVRV; from the coding sequence ATGACTGCCGAGAGCGCTGAAACCAACGGACCCATGCGGGAGCCGGAGGGGGGGACGACGAAGCCACCGGTGCCCCCCGCTCCGCCACGGCGCCGGGGACGCAGGCTGCGGCGCAAGTCACCGCCGGAGGTCCCGGTGAAAGGGCAGCTCCGCATGCGCTCGCCGTCGGGAGCCTTCGTCATGGTGGGCATCTCAGTGGTCCTGGTGGGCATGACCATTGCCGTGGTGGGCTACTGGCCCCATCGGGGACCCGGGGGCACTGGGGCCAGTGCCAGGAATGCCAGCATCGCGGGGGACATGAGGAGGGAGGTGGCCGCCGGGCGCCACGTGCCCCACAGCGAGAAGCTCAAGCTGATCGGCCCCGTCATCATGGGCATCGGGCTCTTCATCTTCATCTGCGCCAACACCATGCTGTACGAGAACAGGGACATGGAGACCCGCAGGCTGATGCAGAAGGGGCTCTACTCCATGGCGGCGGGTCTCCCCGAGGGGATCGGCCCCGAGGACGGGCGCTGCCAGCGCGGGGACGGCCAGCCCGTCCCCAAGGCCAACGCTGAGTGCGTGGAGGGCTGCTACCAGGTGGatctctcctgccagccctgccccggcccctgcAGCAAGTGGTCCGACTGCTACGGCCCCAACAGGCTCCAGACCACAGCCGAGTTCCTCCAACACCCGGCAGCATctcccgccgcctccctcctCAGCCTCCGCTCCGGCGCCTCCGCCGAGGCCAACCTCAGCCTCTCCTGCCGCACCGGAGCGGACTCCCTCCTCTCCTCAGCCGTCGGCGCCTTGGCGTTGCCCGTCATCAAGCTCAACAACCGCTTGCTGGacgcggcggcgcggggggccaGCGAGAGGGCCGAGGCGGGACCTGCCGAGCCCCCCTCTGAAGCACCACGGCTCTCCCGGGCTCCGCTCTCTGGCAGCATCGCATCCCGCAGCCAGgaccgtggtggtggtggtggccacgTCATCATCAACATGGATGGCGGCTGCCCCGGCacggagccggcggcggcagaGCTCAGCCCCGATGCGCAGCTCCACACGCCGGGACACTCCAAGTCCCTGGACCTCGGCCAGCCGGGGATGCTGCTGGTGGCCCCCATCAAGGACCGTAAGAACCGGAGCTGGCCCCGGCTGGACCACGTCAGCCTGGTGGGTTATGCCAAACTGGAAAGTACTGGCGAGTCCTCGGACCGGCTGCTGGAGCCCAGTGAGCCCCCGAGCCGGGGCGAGCTCCGACCCAGCTCCTGGGTGGTGGGGATGGAGCGAGGCGTGCGGGTCTGA